The sequence GGAAGGGGAACGCCTGGATGCGCTCGATCTCCCATTGATGGTGGATCGAAACACCGACAGCAACCAGACCGCCTTCACAGTCAGTGTGGACGCCGGCCCCGAAAACGGTGTGTCGACCGGCATCTCCGCTGAAGACCGTGCTCGCACGATCCAGGTGGCGATTCACCCTGGGACGCGTCCCAGTGATCTTCGACGTCCAGGCCACATCTTCCCGCTACGGGCCAAGCAAGGCGGCGTCCTCAAACGTGCCGGTCACACCGAGGCCGCTGTGGATCTGGCCCGCATGTCAGGCCTCTACCCAGCTGGCGTGATCTGTGAAATTCAGAACATTGATGGGTCGATGGCCCGGCTACCTCAACTGGCGGAGTACGCCAAACGCCATGGCCTGCGGTTGATCAACATTGCCGATCTGATCGGCTACAGGCTGGATACAGAGCGCTTTGTTCGGCGACAGGCCGAAGCAATGCTGCCCAGCGCCTTTGGCCAGTTCCGAGCGATCGGCTATCGCAATGAACTGGATGGTTCCGACCATGTGGCCATCGTCAAGGGAAACCCTGAACAATCGTCCGGACCCGTCTTGGTTCGGGTGCACAGCGAATGTCTAACTGGAGATGCCTTCGGCTCCCTGCGCTGTGATTGCCGGCCCCAACTGGAATCGGCGCTGCGGATGATCGAGGACGCGGGGGAGGGTGTCGTGGTCTACCTCCGTCAGGAAGGTCGGGGCATCGGCCTGATCAACAAGCTGAAGGCCTACTCCCTCCAAGACGGTGGGTTGGACACCGTGGAGGCCAACGAACGCTTGGGCTTCCCGGCCGACCTCCGCAACTATGGAGTGGGGGCCCAGATCCTCAGTGATCTGGGGATTCACCGCCTGAAGCTCATCACCAACAACCCGCGCAAGATCGCCGGCCTTGGGGGCTATGGCCTCGAAGTGGTGGACCGAGTTCCGCTGGTCATGGATCCAGGCCAGCACAACGTCAATTACCTGCAAACCAAGCAGGCGAAGTTGGGACACCTGATGGATCCCACTGGGGTACGGGGGCCGGCGGCAGTCCTGGCGTGGAATCCGAGCTCCGGCCACGACGAAGCGGGCAGCGCCAAGCTGTTCCAGGCGCTCTCCGGCTGGGCAGAACAGAAGGGGCTGGAACTGGAGCGCGAGGAGCACTCACGGGTGTTGGCCCTGATGGATCAACCGGAACTGGCCGTTCTGGTCAATGGGGGCACCGCTGAATGTCTTCGCCAAATCCTGCAAACCATGGCGGACTGGCCGCAGACCCAAAGCGTCAGCCTGCTGCTTGCACCCGATGCCCAGCGCAGCTCACACCCAAGCAACACCCTGGAGGCCCAACGACGGCCGTTGCAGGAACTGCAGTCGGGTCAGGCGGGTGTTGCGTTCGAAAGCGGAGCCCTGCTGCGCTGGTGTTAAGCGCAACAGGGCTCTAAGGGGAACGAAAGGAGACTGATCGGAAGGGGCTGCGGCCAGCCCCTAAGCAATCAACCTTGGATCGTGACCTTGCTGATCTTGCTCCCGTTCTTCAGGGCCAAGACCACGTCCATGTTCCCGGTGTGGCCGAAGACGGTGTGAACTCCGTCGAGGTGGGGTTGTGCTTCGTGGCAGATGTAGAACTGCGAGCCGCCGGTGTTCTTGCCTGCATGGGCCATGGCCAGCGTTCCGGCCTGGTGCTTCTGGGCGTTGATTTCGCAATCGATCTGGTAGCCAGGGCCGCCGGTGCCGGCCATGCCACGGGCACCCTCACGGCTGTTGGGGCAGCCGCCCTGGGCCATGAAACCTGGAATTACACGGTGGAAGGCCAGGCCGTCATAGAAGCCGTCCTTGGCCAATTTCACAAAGTTGGCCACGGTGTTGGGCGCGTCGGCTTCGAACAGCTCCAGTTCGATCGTGCCGGCGTCGGTCTCCATCACGGCTTTGGTCACGGGGAAATCGTCAGCAAACCGCCTCAGTATGGGCGCTCCGGTAGAAGTGATGGGACCTGATCAGTGGTGATGTCCGTCCCCCATTCCGTTGACCTCAGCCAAGCCCGCCTTGGAGTGCTGGGCGGCAGCGGGCTCTACGCGATGGAGGGATTGGAAGAGATCCAAGAACTCACGATCGAGACTCCCTTTGGTTCCCCTTCGGACCAATTGCGCTTAGGCCGATTGGGGGGCATGGAGGTGGTCTTCCTGGCACGCCACGGGCGCCATCACACCTTCCTGCCGACGGAAGTCCCCTACCGAGCCAACATCTGGGCGATGCGCTCCCTGGGCGTGCGCTGGATCCTCTCCCCGTCTGCCGTGGGATCTCTCCAGCAGGAGATTGCCCCCTTGGACATGGTCGTCCCCGATCAGTTCATTGATCGGACGCGGGACCGCCCCAAAAGCTTTTTTGGCGAAGGTGCCGTGGCCCATGTCGCCCTGGGCGATCCCTTCTGCCCAAGTCTTAGCCGCGTGCTGGCGGACGTGGCCGACAGCCTGATGCCAGAGGGACGGACCCTGCACCGCGGCGGGACCTACCTCTGCATGGAAGGCCCCGCCTTCTCAACACGCGCTGAATCGAACCTCTATCGCAGCTGGGGTTGTTCAGTGATCGGAATGACCAACCACACCGAAGCCAGGCTCGCCCGGGAAGCCGAAATCGCCTACGCAACCCTGGCCATGGCCACCGATTACGACTGCTGGTATGCCGACCAC is a genomic window of Synechococcus sp. A10-1-5-1 containing:
- the ribBA gene encoding bifunctional 3,4-dihydroxy-2-butanone-4-phosphate synthase/GTP cyclohydrolase II, which codes for MADGLAAIRNGEMVVVVDDENRENEGDLICAAQFATPEQINFMATEARGLICLAMEGERLDALDLPLMVDRNTDSNQTAFTVSVDAGPENGVSTGISAEDRARTIQVAIHPGTRPSDLRRPGHIFPLRAKQGGVLKRAGHTEAAVDLARMSGLYPAGVICEIQNIDGSMARLPQLAEYAKRHGLRLINIADLIGYRLDTERFVRRQAEAMLPSAFGQFRAIGYRNELDGSDHVAIVKGNPEQSSGPVLVRVHSECLTGDAFGSLRCDCRPQLESALRMIEDAGEGVVVYLRQEGRGIGLINKLKAYSLQDGGLDTVEANERLGFPADLRNYGVGAQILSDLGIHRLKLITNNPRKIAGLGGYGLEVVDRVPLVMDPGQHNVNYLQTKQAKLGHLMDPTGVRGPAAVLAWNPSSGHDEAGSAKLFQALSGWAEQKGLELEREEHSRVLALMDQPELAVLVNGGTAECLRQILQTMADWPQTQSVSLLLAPDAQRSSHPSNTLEAQRRPLQELQSGQAGVAFESGALLRWC
- a CDS encoding peptidylprolyl isomerase; this translates as MTKAVMETDAGTIELELFEADAPNTVANFVKLAKDGFYDGLAFHRVIPGFMAQGGCPNSREGARGMAGTGGPGYQIDCEINAQKHQAGTLAMAHAGKNTGGSQFYICHEAQPHLDGVHTVFGHTGNMDVVLALKNGSKISKVTIQG
- a CDS encoding S-methyl-5'-thioadenosine phosphorylase; this encodes MSVPHSVDLSQARLGVLGGSGLYAMEGLEEIQELTIETPFGSPSDQLRLGRLGGMEVVFLARHGRHHTFLPTEVPYRANIWAMRSLGVRWILSPSAVGSLQQEIAPLDMVVPDQFIDRTRDRPKSFFGEGAVAHVALGDPFCPSLSRVLADVADSLMPEGRTLHRGGTYLCMEGPAFSTRAESNLYRSWGCSVIGMTNHTEARLAREAEIAYATLAMATDYDCWYADHDSVTVEMVIGNLKANAALATEIVKTTAERIAALRPASAAHHALQYALMTPADQVPAATRRKLNLFTKSYWGTFKG